Proteins encoded by one window of Streptomyces clavuligerus:
- the rplN gene encoding 50S ribosomal protein L14: protein MIQQESRLRVADNTGAKEILCIRVLGGSGRRYAGIGDVIVATVKDAIPGGNVKKGDVVKAVIVRTVKERRRQDGSYIRFDENAAVILKNDGDPRGTRIFGPVGRELREKKFMKIISLAPEVL, encoded by the coding sequence GTGATCCAGCAGGAGTCGCGACTTCGGGTCGCCGACAACACTGGTGCCAAGGAGATCCTTTGCATCCGTGTTCTCGGTGGTTCGGGTCGCCGCTACGCGGGCATCGGTGACGTCATCGTCGCCACCGTCAAGGACGCGATCCCCGGTGGCAACGTGAAGAAGGGTGACGTCGTCAAGGCGGTCATCGTTCGCACCGTCAAGGAGCGCCGCCGCCAGGACGGCTCGTACATCCGCTTCGACGAGAACGCCGCCGTCATTCTGAAGAACGACGGCGACCCTCGCGGCACCCGTATCTTCGGCCCCGTCGGCCGTGAGCTGCGCGAGAAGAAGTTCATGAAGATCATCTCGCTCGCGCCGGAGGTGCTGTAA
- the rplX gene encoding 50S ribosomal protein L24, which yields MKIKKGDLVQVITGKDKGKQGKVIAAFPREDRVLVEGVNRVKKHTKAGPTARGSQSGGIITTEAPIHVSNVQLVVEKDGNKVVTRVGYRFDDEGNKIRVAKRTGEDI from the coding sequence ATGAAGATCAAGAAGGGCGACCTGGTACAGGTCATCACCGGCAAGGACAAGGGCAAGCAGGGCAAGGTCATCGCGGCCTTCCCCCGCGAGGACCGGGTCCTGGTCGAGGGTGTCAACCGGGTCAAGAAGCACACCAAGGCCGGTCCGACCGCGCGCGGTTCGCAGTCCGGCGGGATCATCACCACTGAGGCCCCGATTCACGTGAGCAACGTTCAGCTCGTCGTGGAGAAGGACGGCAACAAGGTCGTGACCCGCGTCGGTTACCGCTTCGACGACGAGGGCAACAAGATCCGCGTTGCCAAGCGGACGGGTGAGGACATCTGA
- the rpsE gene encoding 30S ribosomal protein S5, with amino-acid sequence MAGPQRRGSGAGGGERRDRKGRDGGAAAAEKTAYVERVVAINRVAKVVKGGRRFSFTALVVVGDGDGTVGVGYGKAKEVPAAIAKGVEEAKKHFFKVPRIQGTIPHPIQGEKAAGVVLLKPATPGTGVIAGGPVRAVLECAGIHDILSKSLGSDNAINIVHATVEALKGLQRPEEIAARRGLPLEDVAPAALLRARAGAGA; translated from the coding sequence ATGGCTGGACCCCAGCGCCGCGGCAGCGGTGCCGGTGGCGGCGAGCGGCGGGACCGGAAGGGTCGGGACGGTGGCGCTGCTGCCGCCGAGAAGACCGCTTACGTTGAGCGCGTCGTCGCGATCAACCGCGTCGCCAAGGTTGTGAAGGGTGGTCGTCGCTTCAGCTTTACCGCGCTGGTCGTGGTGGGCGATGGTGACGGCACCGTGGGTGTCGGTTACGGCAAGGCCAAGGAGGTGCCGGCCGCCATCGCCAAGGGTGTGGAGGAGGCCAAGAAGCACTTCTTCAAGGTCCCCCGTATCCAGGGCACCATCCCCCACCCCATCCAGGGTGAGAAGGCTGCGGGCGTCGTCCTGCTCAAGCCCGCCACCCCGGGTACCGGTGTTATCGCCGGTGGTCCGGTGCGCGCCGTTCTGGAGTGCGCCGGTATCCACGACATCCTGTCGAAGTCGCTCGGCTCCGACAACGCGATCAACATCGTGCACGCGACCGTGGAGGCCCTGAAGGGTCTCCAGCGTCCCGAGGAGATCGCGGCCCGCCGCGGTCTGCCGCTGGAGGACGTCGCCCCCGCGGCTCTGCTGCGTGCTCGTGCGGGAGCGGGTGCCTGA
- the rplR gene encoding 50S ribosomal protein L18: MAYGVKIAKGDAYKRAAIKRRHIRIRKRVNGTAERPRLVVTRSNRHIVAQVIDDIAGHTLASASTLDSSIRGGEGDKSAHAKQVGALVAERAKAAGVEAVVFDRGGNQYAGRIAALADAAREAGLKF, encoded by the coding sequence ATGGCATACGGTGTGAAGATCGCTAAGGGTGACGCGTACAAGCGCGCCGCCATCAAGCGCCGGCACATTCGCATCCGCAAGCGTGTCAATGGCACGGCGGAGCGTCCCCGTCTGGTGGTGACGCGTTCCAACCGTCACATCGTCGCGCAGGTCATCGACGACATCGCGGGCCACACGCTCGCGTCGGCGTCGACCCTGGACAGCTCGATCCGCGGTGGCGAGGGCGACAAGAGCGCCCACGCCAAGCAGGTCGGCGCCCTGGTCGCCGAGCGCGCCAAGGCCGCCGGTGTCGAGGCCGTCGTGTTCGACCGTGGTGGTAACCAGTACGCCGGGCGCATCGCCGCCCTGGCGGACGCCGCCCGCGAGGCCGGGCTCAAGTTCTGA
- a CDS encoding type Z 30S ribosomal protein S14, whose protein sequence is MAKKALIAKAARKPKFGVRAYTRCQRCGRPHSVYRKFGLCRVCLREMAHRGELPGVTKSSW, encoded by the coding sequence GTGGCGAAGAAGGCTCTCATTGCCAAGGCGGCCCGCAAGCCCAAGTTCGGCGTGCGTGCTTACACGCGCTGCCAGCGCTGCGGTCGTCCCCACTCCGTGTACCGCAAGTTCGGCCTCTGCCGTGTGTGCCTTCGTGAGATGGCTCACCGTGGCGAGCTGCCGGGCGTGACCAAGAGCTCCTGGTAA
- the rpsH gene encoding 30S ribosomal protein S8 translates to MTMTDPIADMLTRLRNANSAYHDTVAMPHSKIKSHIAEILQQEGFISGWKVEDAEVGKNLVLELKFGPNRERSIAGIKRISKPGLRVYAKSTNLPKVLGGLGVAIISTSHGLLTGQQAQKKGVGGEVLAYVW, encoded by the coding sequence ATGACCATGACTGATCCGATCGCAGACATGTTGACGCGTCTGCGGAACGCGAACTCGGCGTACCACGACACCGTGGCGATGCCGCACAGCAAGATCAAGTCGCACATCGCGGAGATCCTCCAGCAGGAGGGCTTCATCAGCGGCTGGAAGGTCGAGGACGCCGAGGTCGGCAAGAACCTCGTCCTTGAGCTCAAGTTCGGTCCGAACCGTGAGCGCTCCATCGCGGGCATCAAGCGGATCTCGAAGCCGGGTCTGCGCGTTTACGCGAAGTCCACCAACCTGCCCAAGGTTCTGGGCGGCCTCGGCGTGGCGATCATCTCCACGTCCCACGGGCTGCTCACCGGCCAGCAGGCACAGAAGAAGGGCGTGGGTGGGGAAGTCCTCGCCTACGTCTGGTAG
- the rplO gene encoding 50S ribosomal protein L15, protein MAENNPLRLHNLAPAPGAKTAKTRVGRGEASKGKTAGRGTKGTKARYQVPERFEGGQMPLHMRLPKLKGFNNPFRTEYQVVNLDKLAALYPQGGEVTVADLVAKGAVRKNHLVKVLGQGEISVALQVTVDAVSGSAKEKIAAAGGTVTELV, encoded by the coding sequence ATGGCGGAGAACAACCCGCTGCGCCTCCACAACCTCGCCCCCGCCCCGGGTGCCAAGACCGCCAAGACCCGTGTGGGTCGTGGTGAGGCGTCCAAGGGTAAGACCGCAGGTCGTGGAACCAAGGGCACCAAGGCCCGCTACCAGGTTCCGGAGCGCTTCGAGGGTGGGCAGATGCCCCTCCACATGCGCCTCCCGAAGCTGAAGGGCTTCAACAACCCCTTCCGCACCGAGTACCAGGTGGTCAACCTGGACAAGCTGGCCGCGCTCTACCCGCAGGGTGGCGAGGTCACGGTGGCCGATCTGGTCGCCAAGGGTGCGGTTCGCAAGAACCACCTCGTCAAGGTCCTGGGCCAGGGCGAGATCTCCGTGGCGCTGCAGGTGACGGTCGACGCCGTCTCCGGCTCCGCCAAGGAGAAGATCGCCGCCGCTGGCGGCACGGTCACCGAGCTCGTCTGA
- the rplE gene encoding 50S ribosomal protein L5: MATTTTPRLKTKYRNEIKDKLREEFSYENVMQIPGLVKIVVNMGVGDAARDSKLIEGAIKDLTTITGQKPAVTKARKSIAQFKLREGQPIGAHVTLRGDRMWEFLDRTLSLALPRIRDFRGLSPKQFDGRGNYTFGLTEQVMFHEIDQDKIDRVRGMDITVVTTATNDAEGRALLRHLGFPFKEA, translated from the coding sequence ATGGCTACCACCACCACTCCGCGTCTCAAGACGAAGTACCGCAACGAGATCAAGGACAAGCTGCGCGAGGAGTTCTCGTACGAGAACGTCATGCAGATCCCCGGTCTCGTCAAGATCGTGGTCAACATGGGTGTGGGCGACGCCGCCCGCGACTCCAAGCTGATCGAGGGTGCCATCAAGGACCTCACCACGATCACCGGCCAGAAGCCGGCCGTCACCAAGGCCCGTAAGTCCATCGCGCAGTTCAAGCTGCGCGAGGGCCAGCCGATCGGTGCACACGTCACGCTCCGTGGCGACCGCATGTGGGAGTTCCTGGACCGCACCCTGTCGCTGGCGCTGCCGCGCATCCGCGACTTCCGTGGTCTGTCCCCCAAGCAGTTCGACGGCCGTGGCAACTACACCTTCGGTCTCACCGAGCAGGTCATGTTCCACGAGATCGACCAGGACAAGATCGACCGCGTCCGGGGTATGGACATCACCGTGGTGACCACGGCGACCAACGACGCTGAGGGCCGCGCGCTCCTTCGTCACCTCGGCTTCCCGTTCAAGGAGGCGTGA
- the secY gene encoding preprotein translocase subunit SecY — protein MLTAFARAFKTPDLRKKLLFTLAIIVLYRLGSHIPTPGIDYQNVQICVDQAQENNNSLFGLVNMFSGGALLQITIFALGIMPYITASIILQLLTVVIPRLEALKKEGQSGTAKITQYTRYLTIALAVLQGTGLVATARSGALFSGCQVANQIVPDQSIFTTVTMVITMTAGTAAVMWLGELITDRGIGNGMSILMFISIAAGFPGQLWAIKESGKLAQGWIEFGTVIAVGFVMVGLVVFVEQAQRRIPVQYAKRMIGRRSYGGTSTYIPLKVNQAGVIPVIFASSLLYIPALVAQFSSGTSEWKTWIEKYFVTGDHPYYITAYFILIVFFAFFYVAISFNPEEVADNMKKYGGFIPGIRAGRPTAEYLSYVLNRITWPGSLYLGLIALVPTMALAFFGGANQNFPFGGTSILIIVGVGLETVKQIESQLQQRNYEGFLR, from the coding sequence GTGCTCACCGCGTTCGCCCGGGCGTTCAAGACGCCCGACCTGCGCAAGAAGCTGCTGTTCACGCTCGCCATCATCGTGCTGTACCGGCTCGGGTCACATATCCCCACACCGGGCATCGATTACCAGAACGTACAGATCTGTGTAGACCAGGCGCAGGAGAACAACAACAGCCTGTTCGGCCTGGTGAACATGTTCAGTGGCGGCGCGCTGCTGCAGATCACCATCTTCGCCCTGGGCATCATGCCCTACATCACGGCGAGCATCATCCTCCAGCTGCTGACCGTGGTCATTCCGCGATTGGAAGCCCTTAAGAAGGAGGGTCAGTCCGGGACCGCGAAGATTACGCAGTACACCCGTTATCTGACGATCGCTCTCGCCGTGCTCCAGGGCACCGGTCTGGTGGCCACCGCGCGCAGTGGCGCGCTCTTCAGTGGCTGTCAGGTCGCGAATCAGATCGTTCCCGACCAATCCATCTTCACGACCGTCACGATGGTCATCACGATGACCGCGGGTACGGCTGCCGTCATGTGGCTCGGTGAACTGATCACCGACCGCGGAATCGGCAATGGCATGTCGATCCTGATGTTCATCTCCATCGCGGCCGGCTTCCCGGGTCAGCTCTGGGCCATCAAGGAGAGCGGCAAGCTCGCACAGGGATGGATCGAGTTCGGCACCGTCATCGCGGTCGGTTTTGTGATGGTCGGCCTGGTCGTCTTCGTGGAGCAGGCACAGCGCCGGATTCCGGTGCAGTACGCCAAGCGCATGATCGGCCGCCGTTCGTACGGCGGTACGTCGACCTACATTCCGCTCAAGGTGAACCAGGCGGGTGTGATCCCCGTCATCTTCGCCTCGTCGCTGCTGTACATCCCGGCCCTGGTGGCACAGTTCTCCAGCGGTACCTCGGAGTGGAAGACCTGGATCGAGAAGTACTTCGTCACAGGTGACCACCCGTACTACATCACCGCGTACTTCATTCTGATCGTCTTCTTCGCCTTCTTCTATGTGGCTATCTCGTTCAACCCCGAGGAAGTCGCGGACAACATGAAGAAGTATGGTGGGTTCATCCCGGGCATCCGGGCTGGTCGACCTACTGCCGAGTATCTGAGTTACGTACTCAACCGGATCACTTGGCCGGGCTCGCTGTATCTGGGCCTGATTGCTCTTGTGCCGACGATGGCGTTGGCTTTCTTCGGGGGCGCGAACCAGAACTTCCCGTTCGGCGGGACAAGCATCCTCATCATCGTGGGTGTGGGTCTGGAGACCGTGAAGCAGATCGAGAGCCAGCTCCAGCAGCGCAATTACGAAGGGTTCCTCCGCTAA
- the rplF gene encoding 50S ribosomal protein L6, which translates to MSRIGKLPIQVPAGVDVTIDGRTVEVKGPKGTLTHTVAAPIEIAKGEDGVLNVTRPNDERQNKALHGLSRTLVANMITGVTQGYTKALEISGVGYRVAAKGSNLEFQLGYSHSITVEAPEGISFKVESPTKFSVEGIDKQKVGEVAANIRKLRKPDPYKAKGVKYAGEVIRRKVGKAGK; encoded by the coding sequence ATGTCGCGTATCGGCAAGCTCCCCATCCAGGTTCCCGCCGGTGTGGACGTCACCATCGACGGCCGCACGGTCGAGGTGAAGGGCCCGAAGGGCACCCTCACCCACACCGTTGCCGCGCCGATCGAGATCGCCAAGGGCGAGGACGGCGTTCTCAACGTCACCCGTCCCAACGACGAGCGTCAGAACAAGGCCCTGCACGGCCTGTCCCGCACGCTGGTGGCGAACATGATCACCGGTGTGACCCAGGGGTACACCAAGGCGCTCGAAATCAGCGGTGTCGGTTACCGCGTCGCCGCGAAGGGCTCCAACCTGGAGTTCCAGCTCGGCTACAGCCACTCGATCACGGTGGAGGCCCCCGAGGGGATCTCCTTCAAGGTCGAGTCGCCGACCAAGTTCTCGGTCGAGGGCATCGACAAGCAGAAGGTCGGCGAGGTCGCCGCGAACATCCGCAAGCTGCGCAAGCCCGACCCGTACAAGGCCAAGGGCGTGAAGTACGCGGGCGAGGTCATCCGCCGCAAGGTCGGAAAGGCGGGTAAGTAA
- the rpmD gene encoding 50S ribosomal protein L30: MPRLKITQTKSYIGSKQNHRDTLRSLGLKRLNDVVVKEDRPEFRGMVHTVRHLVTVEEVD; encoded by the coding sequence ATGCCCCGCCTCAAGATCACGCAGACGAAGTCGTACATCGGCAGTAAGCAGAACCACCGCGACACCCTGCGTTCGCTCGGCCTCAAGCGGCTGAACGACGTGGTTGTCAAGGAGGACCGTCCCGAGTTCCGCGGCATGGTGCACACCGTCCGCCACCTCGTCACGGTCGAGGAGGTCGACTGA